In one window of Streptomyces roseofulvus DNA:
- a CDS encoding response regulator transcription factor, which translates to MTSVLVCDDSPLAREALRRAVATVPGVERVTTAANGEEVLRRWGADRSDLILMDVRMPGLGGVETVRRLLSADPGARIIMLTVAEDLDGVALAVAAGARGYLHKDASRAELRATVTQALADPTWRLAPRRLRSAEMGAAPTLTAREIQVLEGMSHGRSNAEIGRELFLSEDTVKTHARRLFKKLGASDRAHAVALGFRWGLVR; encoded by the coding sequence ATGACGTCCGTCCTCGTCTGCGACGACTCCCCGCTTGCCCGAGAGGCGCTTCGCCGCGCGGTCGCGACCGTGCCCGGCGTCGAGCGCGTGACCACCGCGGCCAACGGCGAGGAAGTCCTCCGCCGCTGGGGCGCCGACCGCTCGGACCTGATCCTGATGGATGTGCGCATGCCCGGCCTCGGCGGTGTGGAAACCGTCCGCCGGCTGCTCTCCGCCGACCCCGGCGCCCGGATCATCATGCTCACCGTCGCCGAGGACCTCGACGGCGTCGCCCTCGCGGTCGCCGCCGGTGCCCGTGGCTACCTGCACAAGGACGCCTCGCGCGCCGAGCTGCGGGCCACCGTCACCCAGGCGCTCGCCGACCCGACCTGGCGGCTCGCCCCGCGCCGGCTCCGTTCGGCCGAGATGGGCGCCGCGCCCACCCTCACCGCGCGCGAGATCCAGGTCCTCGAAGGCATGAGCCACGGCCGGTCCAACGCGGAGATCGGGCGCGAGCTCTTCCTCTCCGAGGACACCGTCAAGACCCACGCCCGCCGCCTCTTCAAGAAGCTCGGCGCCTCCGACCGGGCGCACGCCGTCGCGCTCGGATTCCGCTGGGGCCTGGTCCGCTGA
- a CDS encoding sigma-70 family RNA polymerase sigma factor, translating to MRDDETMGSPMPAGQGEIGALVHRAVEGDAQATHDLLARVHPLALRYCRTRLNRLPGDARHFVEDLAQEVCVAVLMALPRYKDTGRPFEAFVFAIAGHKVADLQRAAMRHPGSTAVPSDEMPERPDDSLGPEERALLSDDAEWAKKLLANLPENQRELLVLRVAVGLTAEETGQMLGMSPGAVRVAQHRALSRLRALAEQ from the coding sequence ATGCGCGACGACGAGACCATGGGTTCCCCCATGCCTGCCGGGCAGGGGGAGATCGGTGCGCTCGTCCACCGTGCCGTCGAAGGGGACGCGCAGGCCACCCACGACCTGCTCGCGCGCGTCCACCCCCTCGCGCTGCGCTACTGCCGCACCCGGCTCAACCGGCTCCCCGGTGACGCCCGCCACTTCGTCGAGGACCTCGCGCAGGAGGTCTGCGTCGCCGTCCTGATGGCCCTGCCCCGCTACAAGGACACCGGCCGCCCCTTCGAGGCGTTCGTCTTCGCCATCGCCGGACACAAGGTCGCCGACCTCCAGCGCGCCGCCATGCGGCACCCCGGCTCCACCGCCGTGCCCTCCGACGAGATGCCCGAGCGGCCCGACGACTCCCTCGGCCCCGAGGAGCGCGCCCTCCTCAGCGACGACGCCGAATGGGCCAAGAAGCTCCTCGCCAACCTCCCGGAGAACCAGCGCGAGCTCCTCGTCCTCCGGGTCGCGGTCGGGCTGACCGCCGAGGAGACCGGCCAGATGCTCGGCATGTCCCCGGGCGCCGTCCGGGTCGCCCAGCACCGCGCCCTCAGCCGGCTGCGGGCCCTGGCCGAGCAGTAG